From Pseudanabaena sp. PCC 6802, one genomic window encodes:
- a CDS encoding DUF1214 domain-containing protein: MNTPIERSNLFGTQSLSTPYGPMAIDNSYPTDGTIELLLDQRDRQRASEIYLWALPLTQFQVWKNEQERIYGAKGTDFVIYDSFNEKSGVTTGNATTPYIISLLDLSETGAIVVDFPAGMFAGGVLDWWEHPTCDLGITGPDCGKGAKYLIISPQDAPKQYEGSEYLVFQSPTNKILLGTRVLTPGADALEVFKQSLKVYPLGSTPQPARFISGLDKPWAQTPPVGLDYFKILHQAIQNEPVADRDKAFMAYLTYFGIEDGKPFNPDDRLSTLLAQGATIGELLARANIIEPAFTKPYWESTFWYRLIDFPLAQEDETRLYLDERSAWFYEAITTSKGMKTETPGVGQVYLSTKRDKDGQVLRGGETYRLTVPPNAPMEQFWAVTVYAEHSRIFVRTNQMNANLDSRNAQLQTNADGSVDIYFGPNTAKIPTGLESNWIATNPDEGWFPYFRLYAPKQAFFDKSWVLGNIERVS; encoded by the coding sequence ATGAATACACCAATCGAACGATCGAACCTGTTTGGCACCCAGTCGCTATCAACGCCCTATGGCCCCATGGCGATCGACAATTCCTACCCGACTGACGGCACGATCGAGTTGCTGCTCGACCAGCGCGATCGCCAGCGCGCATCGGAAATTTATCTCTGGGCATTGCCACTAACCCAGTTTCAGGTATGGAAGAACGAGCAAGAGCGCATCTATGGGGCTAAAGGCACTGATTTCGTTATTTACGATAGTTTCAACGAAAAAAGCGGCGTGACAACTGGGAATGCCACCACACCCTACATCATTAGTCTGCTCGACCTCTCTGAAACTGGCGCGATCGTGGTCGATTTTCCGGCGGGGATGTTTGCCGGTGGCGTTCTTGACTGGTGGGAGCATCCGACCTGCGATTTGGGCATCACTGGTCCCGATTGCGGTAAGGGCGCAAAATACCTGATTATCAGCCCCCAGGACGCCCCTAAGCAGTATGAAGGCTCGGAGTATTTAGTTTTTCAGTCGCCGACGAACAAAATCTTACTTGGTACTCGCGTTCTGACACCAGGCGCAGACGCACTAGAGGTATTCAAGCAGTCGCTCAAAGTCTATCCACTGGGCAGTACCCCACAACCTGCCCGTTTCATTTCAGGACTTGACAAACCTTGGGCGCAAACTCCACCCGTTGGACTTGATTACTTCAAAATTTTGCATCAAGCAATTCAGAACGAGCCAGTTGCCGATCGCGACAAAGCATTTATGGCGTATCTAACCTATTTCGGCATTGAGGATGGTAAGCCCTTTAATCCCGACGATCGCCTGTCAACACTACTGGCTCAAGGTGCAACCATTGGCGAACTCCTCGCTCGTGCCAATATCATCGAACCAGCCTTTACCAAACCCTATTGGGAAAGCACTTTCTGGTATCGGTTGATTGATTTTCCGCTCGCACAGGAAGATGAGACAAGACTTTATCTGGACGAGCGATCGGCCTGGTTCTACGAAGCTATCACAACGTCAAAGGGAATGAAGACGGAAACCCCCGGCGTTGGACAGGTCTACCTGAGCACCAAGCGAGACAAGGATGGGCAGGTGTTGCGGGGTGGTGAAACCTATCGACTGACAGTGCCACCCAATGCCCCGATGGAGCAGTTCTGGGCAGTAACTGTCTATGCCGAGCACAGTCGGATCTTTGTCCGCACAAATCAAATGAACGCCAATCTGGATTCGCGCAACGCCCAACTTCAGACGAATGCCGATGGATCGGTTGATATCTACTTCGGCCCCAACACGGCGAAGATCCCGACAGGACTGGAAAGTAACTGGATCGCAACCAATCCCGACGAGGGTTGGTTCCCCTATTTCCGCCTCTATGCTCCCAAACAGGCATTTTTCGATAAGAGTTGGGTACTGGGGAATATTGAGCGCGTGAGTTAG
- a CDS encoding DUF1214 domain-containing protein, whose amino-acid sequence MRNPQDTIENYIKEYPNQEQAKMMNAWLAKNEKGTFQFTGLVDPTDDTVVTPQATVDYGYNWFSLSEGCAIIRTPKYDRFFPVSIFDMKHNVPAVIVSPEKPILLIRPGQPLPKGDFHIVNLETDQGLAFTRMVVVDNIEEVRRLSKSIAMEGGKGDMHRDVQRFSADIEKAALAIVSAAVPHVNPDIAFGYKSGDVGEIALAAAVMLGQLGTPSDAVRYSLILSDANGEPFNGKDTYVLTVPAGIVHDNGYSSITIYGSDNKLLIPNSKQIYDRTTYTSKQNADGTYTVTLSPDGEGLNGIPTGKPFYGVLRAYCPVQGADMTVKVEKI is encoded by the coding sequence ATGAGAAACCCTCAAGATACCATTGAGAATTACATCAAGGAGTATCCAAACCAAGAACAGGCGAAGATGATGAACGCCTGGCTTGCTAAAAACGAGAAGGGAACGTTTCAATTTACAGGGCTTGTCGATCCAACGGACGATACCGTCGTAACACCTCAGGCAACCGTGGATTACGGATATAACTGGTTCAGCCTCTCGGAAGGCTGTGCCATCATCCGAACGCCCAAATACGATAGGTTTTTTCCCGTTTCAATCTTCGACATGAAACACAATGTGCCTGCGGTCATTGTCAGTCCTGAAAAACCGATTTTACTCATTCGTCCCGGTCAGCCTCTTCCTAAAGGAGATTTTCACATTGTCAACCTGGAAACCGATCAGGGATTAGCATTCACCCGCATGGTCGTCGTTGACAACATTGAAGAAGTTCGACGACTGAGTAAATCGATCGCAATGGAGGGTGGTAAGGGTGATATGCATAGAGACGTGCAACGATTCTCTGCTGACATTGAGAAGGCAGCACTGGCGATCGTCTCTGCTGCAGTTCCCCATGTAAATCCAGACATCGCCTTTGGCTATAAATCAGGTGATGTTGGTGAGATCGCTCTGGCGGCAGCCGTAATGCTCGGACAACTAGGAACGCCATCGGATGCTGTGCGATACAGTTTGATTCTGAGCGATGCAAATGGCGAACCGTTTAATGGCAAGGACACTTACGTTTTGACTGTCCCCGCTGGCATCGTACATGACAATGGATATTCTTCGATTACAATTTACGGCTCCGACAACAAACTGCTGATCCCGAATTCTAAGCAGATCTACGATAGAACCACCTACACGTCAAAGCAAAATGCGGATGGTACTTATACTGTCACGCTCAGTCCTGATGGCGAAGGTTTGAATGGTATTCCGACGGGAAAACCTTTTTATGGTGTGCTTAGAGCATACTGCCCAGTTCAAGGGGCAGACATGACTGTAAAAGTTGAGAAGATATAG
- a CDS encoding formylglycine-generating enzyme family protein, with protein MSRSPMQSKPSRSTKPPGRPPKPDMVWISGGTFLMGSNDYYPEEKPLHRVTVDGFWIDKYQVTNRQFQKFVKATGYVTVAERPLNPADYPGAPPENLVPGSLVFRMTSGPVDLKHMSQWWVWVPGACWRRPEGSGSSIEQRKHLPVVHIAYEDAEAYAQWSGAALPTEAEWEFAARGGLENAAFTWGDDPKPQGKLMANTWQGEFPWKYLKPHPPSPEPVGSYPPNGYGLYDMAGNAWEWTCDWYSDRHPDEADKPCCIPLNPRGGSMEGSYDPVQPQFPIPRKVVKGGSYLCSPEYCERYRPSARRPQMVDTGMSHVGFRCVVRVNSQPKELEYN; from the coding sequence ATGTCGCGATCGCCAATGCAATCGAAGCCTTCACGCTCAACCAAGCCACCCGGCAGACCGCCAAAACCCGATATGGTTTGGATTTCCGGCGGTACGTTCCTGATGGGATCGAACGATTACTATCCCGAGGAAAAGCCATTGCATCGCGTCACCGTAGATGGCTTCTGGATTGACAAATACCAGGTCACGAACAGACAGTTCCAAAAGTTCGTCAAGGCGACAGGATATGTGACTGTTGCCGAACGTCCGCTGAATCCTGCCGACTATCCCGGTGCTCCGCCTGAAAATCTGGTACCGGGATCGCTGGTTTTTCGCATGACCTCCGGGCCAGTGGATCTGAAGCATATGAGCCAGTGGTGGGTTTGGGTACCAGGAGCCTGCTGGCGTCGTCCAGAAGGCTCGGGCAGTTCGATCGAACAGCGGAAGCACCTGCCAGTGGTGCACATTGCCTATGAGGATGCTGAAGCTTATGCCCAGTGGTCAGGTGCAGCCCTTCCCACGGAAGCCGAATGGGAGTTTGCTGCTAGGGGTGGCTTAGAGAATGCGGCCTTTACCTGGGGAGACGATCCCAAGCCACAGGGCAAACTCATGGCAAATACCTGGCAGGGCGAGTTTCCCTGGAAGTATCTCAAACCCCATCCCCCCTCTCCCGAACCTGTCGGCTCTTACCCGCCCAACGGCTACGGACTCTACGACATGGCGGGTAATGCATGGGAGTGGACTTGCGACTGGTATAGCGATCGGCATCCCGATGAAGCTGACAAGCCTTGCTGCATTCCACTTAATCCTCGCGGTGGTTCGATGGAAGGCAGTTACGATCCAGTTCAACCGCAGTTCCCAATTCCGCGCAAAGTAGTGAAAGGAGGATCTTATCTCTGTTCGCCAGAATATTGCGAGCGTTACCGTCCCTCTGCCCGTCGTCCCCAAATGGTGGATACGGGGATGAGTCATGTAGGGTTCCGCTGTGTGGTGCGGGTAAATTCACAGCCAAAGGAATTAGAATACAACTAA
- a CDS encoding DUF1254 domain-containing protein, with translation MTNIYLSEQEAYEIGIEAYHYLYPLITMDVSRRVMTNFESGKNPGMGPMNEFQHLRAFPTADFREVVRPNFDTLYSIAWLDLTKEPAIVSVPDTGDRYYLLPMLDMWSDVFAVPGKRTSGTKAANFAVVLKGWNGKLPEGAERIESPTPYVWIIGRTQTNGPKDYEAVHKIQDGYIVTPLSQWGQKSEPVKAVIDPSVDMKTPPLVQVNTMTAANYFSYGAELMKLHPPHITDWSMVSRLSRIGIILGESFNFDNASATVKAALDRAVADGLQLMEEKFTTLSQVVNGWQMNTDTMGVYGNYYLKRAIVAMIGLGANQPQDAIYPLNVGDADGKPMDGANKYVLHFQKDELPPVEAFWSVTMYDAEGFQVANQLDRFAIGDRDDLKYNADGSLDIYIQHESPGADKESNWLPSPAQDMLGVTMRLYAPKAQVLDGRWVPPVIRQS, from the coding sequence ATGACAAACATATATCTCAGCGAACAGGAAGCATACGAGATTGGTATTGAGGCATATCATTACCTATACCCACTGATTACAATGGACGTGTCGCGTCGCGTCATGACTAATTTTGAGTCAGGCAAGAACCCCGGCATGGGTCCGATGAACGAATTCCAGCATTTGCGAGCATTTCCGACTGCGGATTTCCGCGAGGTGGTGCGTCCTAACTTCGATACCCTCTACTCTATTGCATGGCTCGATCTTACCAAAGAACCTGCGATCGTTTCTGTACCAGATACGGGCGATCGCTACTATTTGTTACCCATGCTGGATATGTGGTCTGATGTCTTTGCTGTACCTGGAAAGCGTACCAGTGGCACAAAGGCTGCAAACTTCGCTGTCGTACTGAAGGGATGGAATGGAAAACTTCCTGAAGGTGCAGAGCGTATTGAGTCACCTACCCCCTACGTTTGGATTATCGGACGTACCCAAACTAACGGGCCAAAAGACTACGAAGCAGTCCACAAGATACAAGACGGCTATATCGTCACACCGCTATCGCAGTGGGGACAGAAGTCCGAACCGGTGAAGGCGGTCATTGACCCCAGCGTGGATATGAAAACACCGCCACTGGTGCAGGTTAACACCATGACTGCTGCCAATTACTTCAGCTACGGTGCAGAATTGATGAAGCTCCACCCACCACATATTACTGACTGGTCAATGGTTTCGCGATTGAGTCGCATCGGTATCATTCTGGGTGAAAGTTTTAACTTTGACAATGCTTCTGCCACAGTTAAGGCGGCTCTAGATCGCGCTGTCGCAGACGGACTCCAATTAATGGAGGAGAAGTTCACAACATTGTCGCAGGTTGTGAATGGCTGGCAGATGAATACCGATACGATGGGTGTTTATGGCAACTATTACCTGAAGCGTGCGATCGTGGCTATGATCGGCCTCGGTGCCAATCAGCCCCAAGATGCAATCTATCCGTTGAATGTAGGCGATGCTGACGGGAAACCGATGGATGGAGCGAACAAGTACGTGCTGCACTTCCAGAAAGACGAACTGCCACCCGTAGAGGCATTCTGGTCGGTCACCATGTACGATGCCGAAGGTTTCCAGGTTGCCAACCAACTCGACCGCTTTGCGATCGGCGATCGCGACGACTTGAAATACAACGCCGACGGTTCGCTCGATATCTACATCCAGCACGAGTCTCCCGGCGCAGACAAGGAATCCAATTGGTTGCCGTCTCCCGCTCAGGATATGTTGGGCGTGACCATGCGTCTATACGCACCTAAAGCACAGGTGCTGGATGGGCGCTGGGTTCCCCCCGTAATACGGCAGTCTTAA
- a CDS encoding DUF1345 domain-containing protein: MNENEPPQILHIEPRWPVALTILVVLGLLVVLPDRIRLFPAWFVNFAAIAILVSITAVPLTGATARWRSIERTIMLFFIVVVGSGTIVGMASLIREMVIRSKAIDGLLLLSSSVGMWISNVLTFSLLYWQIDRGGPEARMNDAGKRPDWLFLQTGTPEGVPPDWRPTFVDYLYLAFSTAMAFSPTDAMPLTSRTKIMVMIESSISLATIVVVAARAISILGN, from the coding sequence ATGAACGAGAACGAACCGCCCCAAATACTTCATATTGAGCCGCGTTGGCCTGTTGCCCTTACAATCCTCGTGGTACTGGGTTTGCTGGTGGTGCTACCCGATCGCATCAGACTGTTCCCTGCCTGGTTTGTCAACTTCGCCGCGATCGCGATACTGGTATCGATAACGGCTGTCCCGCTGACCGGCGCAACAGCACGGTGGCGAAGTATCGAGCGCACGATCATGCTGTTCTTCATCGTGGTTGTGGGGAGCGGAACGATCGTGGGTATGGCATCTCTGATCCGAGAAATGGTGATTCGATCGAAGGCAATCGACGGACTCCTACTTCTTTCTTCAAGCGTTGGTATGTGGATCTCCAACGTCCTCACGTTCTCCCTGCTGTACTGGCAGATCGATCGCGGCGGGCCTGAAGCTCGGATGAATGACGCAGGCAAAAGACCGGATTGGCTGTTTCTCCAAACGGGCACTCCTGAGGGTGTACCGCCCGACTGGCGACCCACGTTCGTCGATTACCTATATCTGGCATTCTCAACGGCAATGGCGTTCAGCCCTACCGATGCTATGCCACTGACATCGCGCACCAAGATTATGGTTATGATTGAAAGCTCGATCTCTCTTGCGACGATCGTCGTGGTCGCGGCGCGCGCAATCAGCATTCTCGGCAATTAG
- a CDS encoding alpha/beta hydrolase: MTAAPVRAAEKLFLTFGPFKLSLRVSSLETFAKEGKIDRDLAFYLGRATPEQQALFRKALTEPIKASPVLLSRLFYSGIGEAILTRIGKGVTLEGGLNGKYGMRAAIVLAAFEPEGLTMLNFFKKFPTNIQFQGEHILAATEFAEKLVRATELLTVEMKQLSSREAASEPSTDFAKMPDLRQPGSFGVQPKQTWVLKDSSRDRQFYVDVYKPQSWRSGKTPVVVFSHGFSSRPEDFGDAAEHLASYGYVVVLPQHPGSDISRMKAFLQGFHRNTFDVNEFINRPKDISYTIDELERRNQSEFQGQLNLESVGVAGHSFGGSTAFAIAGAVIDFENLENECNRPFGGLNTSLLLQCRALELPRQIYDLRDRRVSAVFVVNPVNSSIFGRSGLSKIQIPLFIAGGNYDPATPFVLEQGRVFPWLKTSDKYLAMVEGQAHVDFSQLDAGIKYTIESFDKIALPSPDLIHNYRDSLAAAFFGTYLDKQEDYKPYLQSAYAAYLSQGQEFKLFLISAPSADKLGQTIDDFRRKYNFNS; this comes from the coding sequence ATGACCGCTGCGCCAGTTCGAGCCGCTGAGAAATTATTTTTGACATTCGGCCCGTTTAAATTATCCCTAAGAGTTAGTTCTTTAGAAACCTTTGCGAAAGAAGGTAAAATCGATCGAGATTTAGCATTCTATTTAGGTAGAGCGACCCCGGAACAGCAAGCTCTATTTCGTAAAGCCCTCACGGAACCGATAAAAGCTAGCCCCGTACTATTATCTCGCCTCTTTTACTCGGGAATTGGAGAAGCTATCCTGACTCGCATTGGCAAAGGAGTTACGTTGGAGGGTGGGCTGAATGGGAAATACGGCATGCGAGCCGCGATAGTGCTGGCTGCTTTCGAGCCTGAAGGTTTGACCATGCTGAATTTCTTTAAAAAGTTCCCAACCAATATCCAATTCCAAGGAGAACACATATTGGCAGCTACGGAATTCGCTGAGAAATTAGTGAGAGCAACCGAACTGCTTACTGTGGAAATGAAGCAATTGTCCTCCCGCGAGGCAGCTTCTGAGCCTTCCACGGATTTCGCAAAAATGCCAGATCTCCGCCAACCTGGCTCGTTTGGAGTGCAGCCCAAACAAACTTGGGTTCTCAAGGATAGCAGCCGCGATCGCCAGTTTTATGTCGATGTCTATAAACCTCAGAGCTGGCGCTCTGGGAAAACTCCTGTCGTGGTGTTCTCGCATGGATTTTCTTCTAGACCAGAGGATTTTGGTGACGCGGCAGAACATTTGGCTTCCTATGGCTATGTCGTGGTTCTTCCCCAGCATCCCGGCAGCGATATCAGTCGGATGAAGGCATTCCTGCAAGGGTTTCACAGAAACACCTTTGATGTGAATGAATTTATTAACCGTCCCAAGGATATCAGCTACACGATTGACGAACTCGAACGTCGCAATCAATCGGAATTTCAAGGACAGCTCAATTTAGAATCTGTAGGTGTAGCGGGTCACTCCTTTGGCGGCTCTACGGCTTTCGCGATCGCTGGTGCCGTGATTGATTTCGAGAATTTGGAAAATGAATGCAATCGGCCATTCGGCGGTCTCAACACTTCTCTGCTACTTCAGTGTCGGGCTCTAGAGTTACCCCGCCAAATCTACGATCTCCGCGATCGACGTGTTAGCGCTGTCTTTGTCGTAAACCCTGTGAATAGCAGTATCTTCGGACGTTCGGGACTGAGTAAGATTCAAATCCCCCTATTTATAGCAGGAGGAAATTACGACCCCGCCACGCCCTTTGTCCTCGAACAGGGTCGCGTTTTCCCCTGGTTGAAGACATCCGATAAATATTTGGCAATGGTAGAAGGACAGGCTCATGTTGACTTCTCCCAGTTGGATGCTGGCATAAAGTATACAATTGAGTCCTTTGACAAGATCGCCCTACCAAGTCCGGATCTAATTCATAACTATAGGGATAGCCTGGCGGCGGCATTTTTTGGGACTTACCTCGATAAGCAAGAAGATTACAAACCCTATCTCCAGTCTGCCTATGCCGCATATCTCAGTCAAGGGCAGGAATTTAAACTCTTTCTAATTAGCGCTCCTTCGGCAGACAAGTTAGGTCAAACCATTGATGACTTTAGGCGTAAGTACAACTTTAACTCTTAA
- a CDS encoding outer membrane protein produces MFKRLQHLFLSIPLSQIALGCLLTTSAIANPIPTTSPHDRVNTSQETPNVSDRLALEVPNSIAPDRSVDAPLNFEELLADSLADMPIAENPYLTCPTSTSAHDSNTSQPLPIREGEATDNTSPPISCVAHLTSAPTSLESLKKEQDTTLPAFASPVAQENTQKSPQENPQENPQDSLPKSSPTQTASDVAKPADDSNRWHVKFQPYFILPFSTYGTTTIGNRSVDFNLSLGQVLSNLDFAIYGRLETWNNNLGFIVDASYQKLGRVASTSIRQTTLAASASFSQGIYDFAVSYHFGDPAQYSLPDKPSNRSFPLYWFEPILGVRLNSLDASIDASLDFGRFDRNFQRTVSSGRTWLEPTIGAKLGVQVSDPVILWLRGDISGFGLAGNPNLSWNVIAGADWWISPTTSLQIAYRFYEINYGNNDLRFKLGYNGPFIGVTFNF; encoded by the coding sequence ATGTTTAAGCGCTTGCAGCATCTTTTCTTATCAATCCCATTGTCTCAAATCGCCTTGGGCTGCCTGCTGACAACTAGTGCGATCGCCAACCCAATTCCAACCACATCTCCGCACGATCGAGTAAATACTTCTCAGGAAACTCCTAACGTCAGCGATCGCCTGGCTCTAGAAGTTCCTAATTCTATTGCTCCCGATCGAAGCGTTGATGCTCCTCTCAATTTCGAGGAGTTGCTAGCAGACTCGCTCGCAGATATGCCCATAGCGGAAAATCCCTATCTTACATGCCCAACTTCAACCTCCGCGCATGATTCAAACACATCACAGCCATTACCGATTAGAGAAGGAGAAGCTACAGACAATACGTCTCCTCCTATTTCGTGCGTCGCTCACCTCACAAGCGCACCGACATCTTTAGAGTCTCTCAAGAAAGAGCAAGACACGACATTACCTGCATTCGCATCTCCGGTTGCCCAGGAGAATACCCAGAAAAGCCCCCAAGAAAACCCCCAAGAAAACCCCCAAGATAGCCTGCCAAAATCCTCTCCAACCCAGACCGCCAGCGATGTGGCAAAACCTGCTGACGACAGCAATCGATGGCACGTTAAATTTCAACCCTACTTTATCCTTCCCTTCAGTACCTACGGTACGACTACAATCGGGAATCGCTCCGTCGACTTCAATCTCAGTCTCGGTCAAGTACTTAGCAATCTAGACTTTGCTATCTACGGTCGCCTCGAAACATGGAACAATAACTTAGGCTTTATTGTTGACGCATCTTATCAAAAACTAGGTAGAGTTGCTAGCACTAGCATTCGCCAGACTACGCTTGCTGCAAGTGCCAGTTTTAGCCAGGGCATCTACGATTTTGCAGTCAGCTATCACTTTGGCGATCCCGCTCAATACAGCTTGCCCGACAAACCATCGAATAGGTCTTTCCCCCTATACTGGTTCGAACCAATTCTGGGCGTTCGCCTCAACAGTCTAGATGCCAGTATTGATGCTAGTTTAGACTTTGGACGATTTGATCGGAATTTTCAGAGAACGGTTAGTAGCGGACGAACCTGGCTCGAACCCACGATTGGAGCAAAATTAGGAGTGCAGGTTTCCGATCCCGTCATCCTATGGTTGCGCGGCGATATTTCTGGTTTTGGTCTAGCAGGCAATCCGAATCTAAGCTGGAACGTTATAGCTGGAGCAGACTGGTGGATTTCTCCCACCACTTCGCTTCAGATTGCTTACCGATTTTATGAAATCAATTATGGCAATAATGACCTCAGATTCAAATTAGGATATAATGGACCATTTATCGGCGTGACGTTCAATTTTTAA
- a CDS encoding DUF2092 domain-containing protein, with protein MKIQTSRILLLLFTACMATIAIPLRTLAQSAPESPIFPNEEAEAILKKACDTLRTKQAFTVDVDITYDNVLDSGEKVQYSAFQQLSVKRPNQLRADYTGDERHSSFYYDGKTFSLLAKKANLYATRPAPATIDAAIAEIEEKYDVTIPLSKLVVSDPCSEIAPNIKKSTYIGFDMVNRVPSYHFLFTGEEKDFQVWISDEAEPVPQKLVITYKELPGAPQYTAIFSNWNFKPQISANTFSFTPPAGTGKIEFLPSELK; from the coding sequence ATGAAAATTCAAACCTCCCGCATTTTATTGCTTTTATTTACTGCTTGTATGGCAACGATCGCGATTCCCCTGAGAACTTTGGCCCAAAGCGCACCGGAATCCCCTATCTTCCCTAACGAGGAAGCAGAAGCGATCCTGAAAAAAGCTTGCGATACATTAAGAACAAAGCAGGCTTTTACCGTTGATGTCGATATTACTTACGATAACGTACTGGATTCCGGCGAGAAAGTTCAGTACAGTGCCTTTCAGCAACTATCGGTAAAACGCCCTAACCAGCTCAGGGCAGACTACACTGGTGACGAACGCCACAGCAGTTTCTACTACGATGGCAAAACTTTCTCGTTACTAGCAAAGAAAGCGAATTTGTATGCCACCAGACCCGCACCTGCCACCATCGACGCGGCGATCGCTGAAATCGAAGAAAAGTATGACGTTACTATTCCTCTCTCTAAATTGGTGGTTAGCGATCCTTGCAGTGAGATCGCTCCCAATATCAAGAAGTCTACATACATTGGGTTCGATATGGTAAATAGAGTTCCCAGCTATCACTTCCTATTTACTGGCGAGGAAAAGGACTTCCAGGTTTGGATTAGCGACGAAGCCGAACCCGTACCTCAAAAACTTGTGATTACATACAAAGAGCTGCCTGGTGCGCCGCAGTATACGGCAATTTTTTCTAATTGGAATTTCAAACCGCAGATCTCTGCCAACACATTTAGCTTTACTCCACCCGCAGGCACTGGCAAAATCGAATTCCTTCCTTCCGAACTTAAGTAA
- a CDS encoding DUF6515 family protein yields the protein MKFSTRYTFFTLLLVLLSASLLPLDAFAQRRGGNVNRAGASPRVNSNVNLRDRGNINRPNANRPNINRPNNNINRPNVNVNRPNNNINRPNVNVNRPNTNINRPNVNVNRPNINVNRPNVNVNRPNVNINTGWRGGGWYGGGYRTPPGWGLATFATGLAIGTAINNRPPYAVPVVVGGNNFIYSDGVFLQPRGNSYVVIAPPIGAVVPSIPDGCTVTNTDGVIYYNCSGVIYQPFYQGNNLVYRVVRF from the coding sequence ATGAAATTTTCTACACGTTACACCTTTTTCACTTTGCTTTTAGTCCTTTTATCTGCCAGCCTGCTTCCTCTAGATGCATTTGCCCAACGCCGTGGCGGCAACGTTAACAGAGCAGGTGCTTCTCCGCGCGTCAACAGCAACGTCAACCTAAGGGATAGAGGGAATATCAATCGCCCCAATGCGAATCGTCCTAATATTAATCGCCCCAACAACAATATCAATCGCCCCAATGTGAATGTCAATCGCCCTAACAACAATATCAATCGCCCCAATGTGAATGTCAATCGCCCCAATACCAATATCAACCGCCCCAATGTGAATGTCAATCGCCCTAACATCAACGTTAATCGCCCCAATGTGAATGTCAATCGTCCCAATGTCAATATCAACACTGGTTGGCGTGGGGGTGGTTGGTATGGCGGCGGCTACCGCACCCCACCAGGTTGGGGATTGGCTACATTTGCCACTGGCCTAGCGATCGGAACAGCGATTAATAATCGCCCACCCTATGCCGTCCCCGTAGTCGTGGGCGGGAATAACTTTATCTACTCAGATGGGGTCTTTTTGCAACCTAGAGGCAACTCTTACGTCGTTATTGCGCCTCCGATTGGTGCGGTTGTGCCTTCTATACCTGATGGTTGCACGGTAACTAACACTGATGGAGTAATATATTACAACTGTAGCGGCGTTATCTATCAGCCCTTCTACCAGGGTAACAACCTCGTCTATAGAGTTGTCAGGTTCTAA